The following are encoded in a window of Limibacter armeniacum genomic DNA:
- a CDS encoding metallophosphoesterase yields the protein MNWFRKMGRKRLEQITKFNYKPAIWVPKPEEGRRFVVGDIHGCSKSFKQLLKRIDLNHNDQLFLLGDLINKGPRSKGVVKHVVKLREKGFQVYCVRGNHEEALINDIIQMNGSLSFRYSHLFKLLDKDKKLKRRYLKFFYSMPYYIELDDFFLVHAGFNLNASTPLRDFESMTTVRNLENKRYLTLDALKSKHVLVGHTPTYMGHIEEAVALQRKVIPLDNGCTLAGKKIYFGNLLCLEIDGWKLYKQPCID from the coding sequence ATGAATTGGTTTAGGAAAATGGGAAGAAAGCGCTTGGAGCAGATAACCAAATTCAATTACAAGCCAGCTATTTGGGTTCCAAAACCCGAAGAGGGACGGCGTTTTGTGGTTGGAGATATACACGGTTGCTCTAAGTCGTTCAAGCAACTTCTGAAAAGAATCGATCTCAATCATAACGATCAACTGTTTCTGTTGGGAGACCTGATCAATAAAGGTCCCAGAAGCAAAGGAGTGGTCAAGCATGTTGTGAAGTTGAGAGAAAAAGGCTTTCAGGTGTATTGTGTACGGGGTAATCATGAGGAAGCACTGATAAATGATATCATCCAGATGAATGGTAGCCTTTCATTTCGGTACAGTCATTTATTCAAACTGCTGGATAAAGACAAAAAGCTGAAGAGGCGTTACCTGAAGTTTTTCTATAGCATGCCTTACTATATAGAACTGGACGATTTCTTTTTGGTACATGCAGGCTTTAACTTGAATGCCTCCACGCCGCTCAGAGACTTCGAGTCTATGACGACGGTACGTAACCTTGAAAATAAAAGATATTTGACGCTGGACGCCTTAAAATCGAAACACGTGCTGGTAGGCCATACACCAACCTACATGGGCCATATTGAGGAGGCTGTAGCCTTACAGCGAAAGGTGATTCCATTGGATAATGGTTGTACGCTGGCAGGTAAAAAGATTTATTTCGGCAACCTGCTTTGTCTGGAAATAGACGGATGGAAACTCTATAA
- a CDS encoding succinate dehydrogenase/fumarate reductase iron-sulfur subunit, whose amino-acid sequence MNLTLKIWRQASNNAKGKFEEYKVEGISEHMSFLEMLDVLNEQLLESGKDPVHFDHDCREGICGMCSLYINGKPHGPKDAITTCQLHMRSFKDGDIIVIEPWRAAAFPVIKDVAVDRSSFDRIMQAGGYVSVNTGGVPDANEIAIAKPIADEAMDAAQCIGCGACVAACKNASAMLFTSAKVSQLALLPQGEAERKRRALAMIEQHDEEGFGACTNTGACEAECPKEISITHIARLNREFRRAAFSGSEA is encoded by the coding sequence ATGAACCTTACCCTGAAGATCTGGCGTCAGGCTAGCAACAACGCAAAGGGTAAATTCGAGGAATATAAAGTAGAAGGCATTTCTGAGCACATGTCTTTCTTGGAAATGTTGGACGTACTGAACGAGCAATTGCTCGAATCAGGTAAGGATCCTGTACATTTTGACCACGATTGCCGTGAAGGTATCTGTGGTATGTGCTCGCTGTATATCAACGGCAAGCCTCACGGACCTAAAGATGCGATTACGACATGTCAGTTGCATATGCGTTCGTTCAAGGATGGTGACATCATCGTAATTGAGCCTTGGAGAGCAGCAGCTTTCCCTGTGATCAAGGACGTGGCTGTTGACCGTTCTTCATTTGACCGCATCATGCAGGCAGGTGGTTACGTATCAGTGAATACAGGTGGTGTGCCAGATGCCAACGAGATTGCAATTGCTAAGCCGATCGCAGATGAGGCAATGGATGCAGCTCAGTGTATCGGTTGTGGTGCTTGTGTGGCTGCTTGTAAGAACGCATCAGCAATGCTGTTCACTTCAGCGAAAGTATCTCAATTGGCACTGCTTCCACAAGGTGAGGCTGAGCGTAAGAGACGTGCTTTGGCAATGATCGAGCAACACGACGAAGAAGGCTTCGGTGCATGTACCAACACTGGTGCTTGTGAGGCGGAATGTCCGAAGGAAATTTCGATCACGCACATTGCAAGACTGAACAGAGAATTCAGAAGAGCAGCCTTCTCAGGGTCAGAAGCTTAA